One genomic window of Procambarus clarkii isolate CNS0578487 chromosome 43, FALCON_Pclarkii_2.0, whole genome shotgun sequence includes the following:
- the LOC138349913 gene encoding uncharacterized protein, translated as MPTWADAYLGGWLPGRMPTWADAYLGGYLPGRMPTWAAGYLGGWLPGRLPTWADAYLGGYLSGRLATWAAGYLGGYLPGRMPTWAATYLGGWLPGRLPTWAATYLGGCLPGRLATWAATYLGGYLPGRLPTWAATYLGGYLPGRLATWAAGYLGGWLPGRLATWAGPEAVVGASTSR; from the coding sequence ATGCCTACCTGGGCGGATGCCTACCTGGGCGGCTGGCTACCTGGGCGGATGCCTACCTGGGCGGATGCCTACCTGGGCGGCTACCTACCTGGGCGGATGCCTACCTGGGCGGCTGGCTACCTGGGCGGCTGGCTACCTGGGCGGCTACCTACCTGGGCGGATGCCTACCTGGGCGGCTACCTATCTGGGCGGCTGGCTACCTGGGCGGCTGGCTACCTGGGCGGCTACCTACCTGGGCGGATGCCTACCTGGGCGGCTACCTATCTGGGCGGCTGGCTACCTGGGCGGCTACCTACCTGGGCGGCTACCTACCTGGGCGGATGCCTACCTGGGCGGCTGGCTACCTGGGCGGCTACCTACCTGGGCGGCTACCTACCTGGGCGGCTACCTACCTGGGCGGCTACCTACCTGGGCGGCTACCTACCTGGGCGGCTGGCTACCTGGGCGGCTGGCTACCTGGGCGGCTGGCTACCTGGGCGGCTGGCTACCTGGGCGGGGCCGGAGGCTGTGGTGGGAGCCAGCACCAGCCGGTAG